The sequence CTGGCATGGCTGCTCGGCAAGGGCATTGGCTTCGGCATGGATATCGTGCCGATCCCCGGCACCAAGCGCAGAAAATATCTGGAGGAGAATGTCGCCGCCGCCTCGCTGAAACTCGACGCCGCCGAAATGGCCGCGCTGGACGAGGCGCTGGCGCCGGAAAAGATCTCCGGCCCGCGCTACGGCGAACGGGGGATGGCGATGGTGGATCGGTAGCGCTTGGAGCCGCGATCAGGGCGCGTGCTGTCGATCGTCAAACTCAATTGCGAATACCGAAACATGTTCGGCCGACATCAGCGCCGGCTCGTTTTTGCCGCCTGATCTGAAGCCCTCGCTGTACATGAGGTTCTGACGCCGACGATGCGCAGCGCCTGCGGCCGTTGGAATTTTGCCGTTGCTTGGGTTATGATCAGCCGGATGCTTCCCTCTGGAAAATGGCGGTGAAGGCATGTTGCGAAGGAGCTTTTCCAGCTATTTGAGGCAAGGCCTCCTGCTCGCGTTCCTGGCGGCGTTCAGCGCACTTTGGCTCGCCCAGGCCCACGCCGAGCGGCGCGCTGCCATTGTCGTCGGCAACAGCGAATATCCGTTTGCCCCGCTGACCAATCCCCGCAACGACGCCAAGCTCATCGCCAATACCTTGACCGAGCTCAAATTCGACGTCCTGCTCTTTTACGATGTCAAGAAATCGGCGGAGAAAGACCTGAACGACGCGATACGCGCGCATCTCATAGGCGCCGACATGGCGGTCTTCTATTACGCCGGCCATGCCCTGCAGTATAACGGCCAGAACCTGCTGCTCCCCGTGGATACGCGGATCTCGTCGGCCAAGGAGGTCGCGGCCGACGCCATGAGGCTCAACGACCTGATCGATATCGTGAAGAACGATCCGGTCGGCGTGAAAGTCTTCATCCTCGATGCCTGCCGCAACAATCCGGTGGCCAAGGAGAAGGGGTTGCAGCAAGGCCTCGCCTACACAGAGGCCGGCAGCGGCCAGGTGCTGGTCGCCTTTGCCACCAGCGCCGGTGAGGTCGCCTATGACGGGACGGGCATCAACAGCCCCTATTCGTCGGCGCTCGCCAACGCCCTGCTCATGCCGAATCTCGATGTGTACGACACGTTCCGCACGGTGCGGGGCGACGTTCGCCAGGCGACAGGCGGCTCCCAAATTCCCTGGATCACCGGCTCGATCGAAACGAAATTCGTCTTCCGGCAGGGTGACGCCGGCAAGCAGGTTGCGCAAGCCGAGCACGCCGCCGAGGCGGACGGCGGCCTGACCATCGATGAGGTGTTATGGTCCTTCATCAGCGACAGCCAGAATCCGGAGGACTTCGAGCGCTTCGTGAAGGTCTTTCCGAACAGCCGCTACGCGGCCGAGGCGACGGAGAAGAGCCGCTTCAAGGTGGCTGCGTTGACCAAGCGCGGACTCTATGTCAACGGCAATTTGGTCTCCAGCTCGATCGCGGCCACGGCGCCGATCGGGGCGAGTGACAAGGCGTTGAGCGAGGAGTTCGTGTTCCAGCAGGCCGGCGAGCGCGCCGTCAGCGAGACCTTTCGTATTTGGCCGAGCAACTTGCCCGACACACAGCGCGGCATGCGGACGATGGTCACGGATTGCGATCTCTACGCCGCCGATCCCAACGATCCACAGCGCGCGGTGCCTGGTGTCACCAACGGGCTCGTCAACGTTCGGGACGCGTTGCGCGCTTGCGCTTTTGCACTGGCGGCCGACATCAACAACCCGCGCCTGCAGTTCCAGTTCGGCCGTGTTCTGGAAATTGCCAGGCGCTATAGCTGGGCCGAGCATTTCTACGAATTGGCCGGCAATCAGCAATACAGCGCCGCGCTCATCAACATGGGCTACATGGCGCGCGTCGGCATGGGGCGCGAGATCGACTACGGCCGCGCGTTCGACCCTTACGTTCGGGCCGCCGCGCTTGGCAATCTCAGAGCCAGGACCGACATCGGCTCCGCCTATATTGCTGGCCAAGGCGTACCAAAGCTGCCGGAGGAAGGCGTTCTTTGGTATCGCCTGGCCGCATCAAGCGGCTGGGCGAATGCGATCACCGCCCTCGGCGACGCGTACCGCCTCGGCACTGGCGTCAAGCAAGACTACGTCCAGGCAGCCTCCTTGTATTCAGCAGCAGCCGATACCGGCCAGATCGATGCGATGGCAAATCTGGGACAGGCTTACCTCGCGGGCGAAGGCGTGAAAAAGGACGTACCCCGAGGACTCGAACTGCTGCAGCGCGCAAACGACATGGGCAACAGGTATGCACCCTATTTTATGGCACAGCTATATCTGAAAGGCGACCGCAAGCTGCCTGCCGATCCTCGCCGCGCCCTGGCCCTCCTTGAGCTTTCCGCGAACCGGGGAAATGAGTACGCCTACGTCCGTCTCGCCTGGGGGCATCGCGACGGTGTATTCACCGGCGGCAAGCCTGACCTGCGACGAGCTTACTTCGACGCCTCGCTCGCCGCGAGGCTTCGGGCCGATCAGGGAGAACAGGCGAAGGCAGAGATAGCCAAGAAAATAGACCCCGCAACCCGAAAAGAAATAGACGGAGAAGTTGAACTATACATCAAACAAAATGGTCCGTAACGCGTGATAGGCGTTGCGCGATATTCGAAACGATTACCGCTCCGCTAATTGGTGCCGAACAGGGCGATGGATCAATAGTGAGAATCGCCGTGCTTCGGGCTCGATTTGTCGCGTCGAGGCGTGCTTACCTTGGTGACATTGGTGACCTTGGTTACCTTGGCGCATCGTCCATCCTTCAGCGAAAAGCCGAAATCGCAGATGATGGGCCGTCCTGCAATCGTCCAGCATCCGCTCAGCATGACTGACGTCGAAACCAAGGCGGCGGCCGAAGCCATCTTTGCCAGCAGCAATCTTGCCATTTGCGTCGCTCCAGCCTTGGCCGAAAAACGGCCGCGGCATCGCACCAGGACTTTCAACGTCACGCAGTAATAAGAAAATACGCCTACTGCCCCGCAGTCAAGGGGAATGCGAGCGAGTGTACCAGCCTTGCTCACTGACGGACTGCCAACCGAGTTTGACGAAGGCATGTAACCGGAGTGTGCCGCCGTTGCGGAGCTTTCTCGCCACAGTTGCGTAGGCTGCAGCTCGACGACAAATGTGCCGACATCACACGGCGCGCGGCGCATCGACCTGAACGTTTGACACCTACAAATCGCCGTTGGTAGATTCCTGCATCCCTCATGTGAGCGCCATCCAGATGAGAAAGCTCAAGGAGCTCTTCCTTCGAAAGGATAAGCAGGATCCAGGAGATGAAGATCCAGGAAATATTTATGTATACAAATCAGAAGAAGAAATTTCGACAATTATTGTTACAACCTTGGGTGTAAATCATGATTTCCTCGAAGAAATCATCGTTACGACCAAGCGCAAGCTTCCAGGAAAGAGCGACCGGCTCATCTATCTGACCGACAATTCGGACTTCACGATATTCCGCCGTTACCGTGTGATTTTCGAGTATCTGCCTCCATTGGTTGAGCAGCGGCTGCACGCAGCCGACATGCCCTGGCAGGCTTATTTGCGGGAGCGCTGGGGGCTCCTTCTTGCAAAATGGCGCCCTCGCCGTGTCCTGGCTTACGGCACGACTATCGACAGTTTCCTGGCGGCGGCACCCACGGCATCCCGTCCGCAAGGCACCGGACATGCCCAAATCATGAGGCTGGACATCCTGTTTGTCGCTGATGTCCGCTTCGAAGGCGGCACCTCCACGGCGCTGGCCGTGGAAATCCGAGCTGCCGCCCGCACGGGTGTCAAGACCGGCTTGCTGGCCGTGAAGGGACCTTTGCTGCGTCACCCCTACCCGATGCATCCGGACTTGCGGGCACTGCTTGATGGCGGCGCGACAGAACGGATCGACCCGGACACGAAGGTCGATGCCGACCTCGTCCTGGTGCACCATCCGGCGATAATGTCCAACCGCTTCACCAGGCGGACCGGCATCCGGACCGAACGTCTGGTCATGGTTCTCCATCATCCCATGGTCGACCGGCGGGGCAAGCTGCAGTACGACCTCGCGCGCATCGTTAGCAATTGCCATTGGGCGTTTGGCGTCAAGGTTTGGCTCGCCCCCGTCAGCGCCGTCGTTCGCGATGCCTTGCCCCGTCATTTGCCTGCGGGCGCGGAACTCCTGCCTGAAAACTGGACCAATCTGATCGATCTCGACGACTGGCCTCGCAGGCCGGACGGCCCGCCGCACAATCCGGCCGTCATCGGCCGCCATGCCCGCCCGGATAAATTGAAATGGCCGAGCAGGGCCGCCGACGCGCTGCGTATCTATCCTGCCGACGCAGCCCGCTACAGCATCAGGATCCTGGGCGGCGGTCCCTTCCTTAGCGAACTCTATGGTCCGCTGCCGGCCAACTGGGAAATACTGCCCTTTGCATGGGCAGGTATTCCCGGGTTTCTCCAAGGGCTCGATTTCTACGTCTACTACCATAACGATTCCTGGTCGGAGGCTTTTGGCCGCACGATCCTCGAAGCGCTCGCAGTAGGTCTCGTCACGATTCTCCCCGCGCACTTCCAGCCATTGTTCGGTGACGCAGCGGTCTATGCGGCGCCGAGAGATGTTGAGCGCGTCATCGGCAAGTTCATCGCCGACGCAGAGGCCTACGCGCGGCAATCGGCCTTGGCCAGGGAGTTCGTTGCCCGGCACCATTCTGCCGAGCTCTTCCCGCAACGCCTTGAGAGGCTGTTCAACATTTCCAAACCACGGGATGCGGGGGCCGTGCGGGCGTCGATGATCCAGCCTTTGCCGATACGTCAGGTGCTGTTTGCATCGTCCAACGGCATCGGAATGGGGCATCTCGCGCAGCAGATGGCAGTGGCCCAGCGACTGCCGCGAGGGCTGAAGCCCGTTTTTGCGACAATGTCCTACGCCATGAAAATTGCAACCGACGAGGGGTATCACGCTCACTTCCTGACCCACCACCGCGGCATCGATGCCGCGCCTGAGGATTGGAACGACGTGCTTGCCGAAGAACTGTTCGACCTGATCAGTCATCTGCGTCCCGCGGTATTTGCCTATGACGCCACAGCTGTCTTCGACGGTGTCGTCGCAGCCCTGGCAATGGACCCCAACCTGTTCTCGATCTGGGTACGGCGACCGATGTGGCGGGAATCGCACCGCCTGTTCCTCGAGATGGCGGACGCTTTCGACGCTGTAATAGAGCCTGGCGAACTGGCCGGCGAATTCGATCACGGCCCGACGTCGGAAGTACGCGATAAGGCTCTGCTGGTTCCGCCGGTGTTGTTGCTGGAGCCAAGTCAGCGCCTGGACAGAGCCGCCGCGCGCAACTTCCTCGAAATACCCGATGGCATGACCGTCGTCGCCCTGCAACTCGGCTCCGGCAGCAATTTCGACATGCGCGGCGTCCGCAACGGCGTTCTCAAGGCCCTCCTTGACCGTCCCGATACGCTGGTGCTGGACATCCGCTCGCCGATCCGCGCCGATTTCGAGTCAGACGAGCCGGTC comes from Mesorhizobium japonicum MAFF 303099 and encodes:
- a CDS encoding glycosyltransferase, translating into MRKLKELFLRKDKQDPGDEDPGNIYVYKSEEEISTIIVTTLGVNHDFLEEIIVTTKRKLPGKSDRLIYLTDNSDFTIFRRYRVIFEYLPPLVEQRLHAADMPWQAYLRERWGLLLAKWRPRRVLAYGTTIDSFLAAAPTASRPQGTGHAQIMRLDILFVADVRFEGGTSTALAVEIRAAARTGVKTGLLAVKGPLLRHPYPMHPDLRALLDGGATERIDPDTKVDADLVLVHHPAIMSNRFTRRTGIRTERLVMVLHHPMVDRRGKLQYDLARIVSNCHWAFGVKVWLAPVSAVVRDALPRHLPAGAELLPENWTNLIDLDDWPRRPDGPPHNPAVIGRHARPDKLKWPSRAADALRIYPADAARYSIRILGGGPFLSELYGPLPANWEILPFAWAGIPGFLQGLDFYVYYHNDSWSEAFGRTILEALAVGLVTILPAHFQPLFGDAAVYAAPRDVERVIGKFIADAEAYARQSALAREFVARHHSAELFPQRLERLFNISKPRDAGAVRASMIQPLPIRQVLFASSNGIGMGHLAQQMAVAQRLPRGLKPVFATMSYAMKIATDEGYHAHFLTHHRGIDAAPEDWNDVLAEELFDLISHLRPAVFAYDATAVFDGVVAALAMDPNLFSIWVRRPMWRESHRLFLEMADAFDAVIEPGELAGEFDHGPTSEVRDKALLVPPVLLLEPSQRLDRAAARNFLEIPDGMTVVALQLGSGSNFDMRGVRNGVLKALLDRPDTLVLDIRSPIRADFESDEPVGRRHRIVELFPSFRYSRAFDAAVVAPGYNTFHENILGAVPTLFVPNESDEMDLQLNRARWAELGGLGLLMRRDHDLPHVDRFIEQLLDPSEREGMAARCDAIPWTNGADVIANYIEDHARIVRTDWDITKDS
- a CDS encoding caspase family protein — protein: MLRRSFSSYLRQGLLLAFLAAFSALWLAQAHAERRAAIVVGNSEYPFAPLTNPRNDAKLIANTLTELKFDVLLFYDVKKSAEKDLNDAIRAHLIGADMAVFYYAGHALQYNGQNLLLPVDTRISSAKEVAADAMRLNDLIDIVKNDPVGVKVFILDACRNNPVAKEKGLQQGLAYTEAGSGQVLVAFATSAGEVAYDGTGINSPYSSALANALLMPNLDVYDTFRTVRGDVRQATGGSQIPWITGSIETKFVFRQGDAGKQVAQAEHAAEADGGLTIDEVLWSFISDSQNPEDFERFVKVFPNSRYAAEATEKSRFKVAALTKRGLYVNGNLVSSSIAATAPIGASDKALSEEFVFQQAGERAVSETFRIWPSNLPDTQRGMRTMVTDCDLYAADPNDPQRAVPGVTNGLVNVRDALRACAFALAADINNPRLQFQFGRVLEIARRYSWAEHFYELAGNQQYSAALINMGYMARVGMGREIDYGRAFDPYVRAAALGNLRARTDIGSAYIAGQGVPKLPEEGVLWYRLAASSGWANAITALGDAYRLGTGVKQDYVQAASLYSAAADTGQIDAMANLGQAYLAGEGVKKDVPRGLELLQRANDMGNRYAPYFMAQLYLKGDRKLPADPRRALALLELSANRGNEYAYVRLAWGHRDGVFTGGKPDLRRAYFDASLAARLRADQGEQAKAEIAKKIDPATRKEIDGEVELYIKQNGP